From Gemmatimonadota bacterium:
GACATGCCCTGGCTTCCGCGCATTACAGATAAAGCCCGCGCAAAATTGCGAGGCTGCATCGGCGACTACGTCTATCCGTGACCAGCTGACAGAAAGTTCCTGGAGGAACTCGGAGTTGAAGCTGAAGAATTTACGAACATCGTCGCATCCAGTCCGACCGATGCCGAAGTCATCGAAAAAGTAAAACCCATCTGGGACAAGTCTCATTCTAAGTAACAACTAAAAAAGCCGCCACACAATGTGGCGGCTTTTTTGTTAAAGCGGCAAACTGTCACGACCCCAACCTTGTTCCCCATTTCTAAGCGCCACGGGTTTTCCACCCACCGGTTTGCCAAATCCCTGTGCAAAAATCAGAAAATCGCTGAACCCCACCACACCATTGCCATCCAGATCGTATTTTGCGTCAAAACCCGCATCGCCCTCCGACAGACCAAATTTGCCTGTAAAGAGCAAAAAATCCGTAAACCCGACCGCACCATCCCCATCAAAATCCAGATTCGCAACACTCACACCTGTTCCCGATACCAGTTTCACCTCTACGCTCTTGCCATCCTGACACATAAACGCCACCACCGTCTGATCTTCCCCCTCATCTACAATCTCTGCCAGATCATAGGACTGGTCCAGAC
This genomic window contains:
- a CDS encoding DUF5069 domain-containing protein, whose translation is MDKLSSAVDFRPRSRQLYMGDMPWLPRITDKARAKLRGCIGDYVYP